In Candidatus Hydrogenedentota bacterium, the genomic window AACCGGGCGAAAACTCGCTAAACCGTTCAGGAGAGAGAAGATGATCAGGGCTGAGAAGCTGACGATGCATTATGGGCCGGTGGTAGCGCTCAGAGATGTGTCGTTCGAGGTCAAGCAGGGCGAAATCGTCGGCCTGTTGGGCCCGAACGGCGCAGGCAAATCTACCACGATGAAGATTCTCACGACCTATCTTCATCCAACAAAGGGCACGGCCAAGGTCGGAGGGGTTGACGTACTCGACGATCCGCTGGGCGTGCGGAAGATTATCGGGTATCTTCCCGAAATCCTCCCGTTGTATATGGACATGGAGGTTCGCGAGTATCTGGCTTTCGTGGCGCAGGCTCGCGGGCTTGGCGGCGCTCAACTGCGCGCCCGCACCGAAGTCGTGCTCGAAGAGTGCGGCCTTCGCCCCATGTATCGCAAAGTGATTCGCGAGTTGTCGAAGGGGTATAAGCAGCGCGTGGGCTTGGCTCAGGCCCTTATTCATGACCCCTCCATCATCATCCTCGACGAACCGACCTCGGGTCTCGACCCGCACCAGATCCTGGAAATTCGCCACCTCATCAAGAGCCTGGCGGCAGGCAAGACGGTAATCGTTTCGACGCATATCCTGCAGGAAGTGGAAGCGACGGCGGACCGCATCGTGATCATCAATCAGGGCCGTATCGTCGGCGACGGAACGCTTGCCGAGTTGCGCGAGAAAGCGAAACAGCACGAGCGCACGCGCG contains:
- a CDS encoding ABC transporter ATP-binding protein encodes the protein MIRAEKLTMHYGPVVALRDVSFEVKQGEIVGLLGPNGAGKSTTMKILTTYLHPTKGTAKVGGVDVLDDPLGVRKIIGYLPEILPLYMDMEVREYLAFVAQARGLGGAQLRARTEVVLEECGLRPMYRKVIRELSKGYKQRVGLAQALIHDPSIIILDEPTSGLDPHQILEIRHLIKSLAAGKTVIVSTHILQEVEATADRIVIINQGRIVGDGTLAELREKAKQHERTRVCIAGDRSELERLLSGMEGTRKVEFVAQNGGYATFIVHGKVGAELWREVGKLARMKNWEVRELSDHPLTLEETFLRLTEPATAGAAKEEVA